A region of Streptomyces sp. WMMC500 DNA encodes the following proteins:
- the argC gene encoding N-acetyl-gamma-glutamyl-phosphate reductase: MTVRVAVAGASGYAGGELLRLLLAHPGVEIGALTAHANAGRPLGDIQPHLAPLAGRELAETAPAVLAGHDVVFLALPHGQSAAVAAALGDDVLVVDCGADHRLADAADWERFYGTPHAGTWPYGLPELPGHRAALRGVRRIAVPGCYPTAVSLGLFPAYAAGLAEPEAVVVAASGTSGAGKALKPHLLGSEVMGSMSPYGVGGGHRHTPEIGQNLGAVAGERVTVSFTPTLAPMPRGILATCTARARPGTTAEAVRTAYEKAYQDEPFVRLLPPGQWPATGAVTGSNTALLQVAYDESAHRIIAISAIDNLTKGTAGGAVQSMNIALGLPEELGLSTTGVAP; this comes from the coding sequence ATGACCGTACGGGTGGCAGTGGCCGGGGCGAGCGGGTACGCGGGCGGGGAACTGCTGCGGCTGCTGCTGGCGCACCCCGGGGTCGAGATCGGGGCGCTGACGGCCCACGCCAACGCCGGCCGTCCCCTCGGCGACATCCAGCCGCACCTCGCGCCGCTGGCCGGCCGCGAGCTGGCCGAGACCGCGCCCGCCGTGCTCGCCGGGCACGACGTGGTGTTCCTCGCGCTGCCGCACGGGCAGTCCGCCGCCGTCGCCGCGGCCCTCGGCGACGACGTGCTCGTCGTCGACTGCGGCGCCGACCACCGGCTCGCCGACGCCGCCGACTGGGAGCGGTTCTACGGCACGCCGCACGCCGGCACGTGGCCGTACGGGCTCCCCGAGCTGCCCGGGCACCGCGCGGCGCTCCGCGGGGTCCGGCGCATCGCGGTGCCCGGGTGCTATCCGACCGCCGTCAGCCTCGGCCTCTTCCCGGCGTACGCCGCCGGGCTCGCCGAGCCGGAGGCCGTCGTCGTCGCCGCCTCCGGCACCTCCGGCGCCGGCAAGGCGCTCAAGCCGCACCTGCTGGGCAGCGAGGTGATGGGCTCCATGAGCCCGTACGGCGTCGGCGGCGGGCACCGGCACACGCCCGAGATCGGCCAGAACCTCGGCGCGGTCGCGGGCGAGCGCGTCACGGTCTCCTTCACCCCGACCCTCGCCCCGATGCCCCGCGGCATCCTCGCCACCTGCACGGCGCGGGCCCGGCCCGGCACGACGGCGGAAGCGGTGCGCACCGCCTACGAGAAGGCGTACCAGGACGAGCCGTTCGTCCGGCTGCTGCCGCCGGGACAGTGGCCCGCCACCGGCGCGGTCACCGGTTCCAACACCGCGCTGCTGCAGGTCGCGTACGACGAGAGCGCGCACCGCATCATCGCGATCAGCGCCATCGACAACCTCACCAAGGGCACCGCGGGCGGCGCGGTGCAGAGCATGAACATCGCCCTCGGCCTCCCTGAGGAGCTGGGGCTCTCTACGACAGGAGTGGCACCTTGA
- the argJ gene encoding bifunctional glutamate N-acetyltransferase/amino-acid acetyltransferase ArgJ, whose amino-acid sequence MSVTAAKGFTAAGIAAGIKENGNPDLALVVNEGPRRAAAGVFTANRVKAAPVVWSEQVVKGGEVSAVVLNSGGANACTGPRGFQDTHATAERVADVLGHSAAEVAVASTGLIGTLLPMDKLLPGVGQAAAELSAHGGEKAAIAIKTTDTVHKTAVVTAEAEGGAAWTVGGMAKGAGMLAPGLATMLVVLTTDADVPAAELDAALRAATRTTFDRVDSDGAMSTNDTVLLLASGASGVRPDRAEFAEAVRAVCDDLGRQLIADAEGASKEIKVEVVGAASEDDAVEVGRSIARNNLLKCAIHGEDPNWGRVLAAIGTTSAAFEPDRLNVAINGVWVCKNGSFGEDRDLVDMRYREVRIVADLAAGDAEAVIWTNDLTADYVHENSAYSS is encoded by the coding sequence TTGAGCGTCACGGCAGCCAAAGGGTTCACGGCGGCGGGCATCGCCGCCGGGATCAAGGAGAACGGCAACCCGGACCTGGCCCTCGTGGTCAACGAGGGGCCGCGACGCGCCGCCGCCGGCGTCTTCACCGCCAACCGCGTCAAGGCGGCCCCGGTCGTCTGGTCCGAGCAGGTGGTCAAGGGCGGCGAGGTGTCCGCGGTCGTCCTCAACTCCGGCGGCGCCAACGCCTGCACAGGTCCCCGCGGCTTCCAGGACACCCACGCCACCGCCGAGCGCGTCGCCGACGTCCTCGGCCACAGCGCCGCCGAGGTCGCCGTGGCCTCCACCGGGCTGATCGGCACGCTCCTGCCGATGGACAAGCTGCTGCCCGGCGTCGGGCAGGCCGCCGCCGAACTGTCCGCGCACGGCGGCGAGAAGGCCGCCATCGCCATCAAGACCACGGACACGGTGCACAAGACCGCCGTCGTCACCGCCGAGGCGGAGGGCGGCGCCGCCTGGACCGTCGGCGGTATGGCCAAGGGCGCCGGCATGCTCGCGCCGGGGCTGGCCACCATGCTCGTCGTCCTCACCACCGACGCCGACGTGCCCGCCGCCGAGCTGGACGCCGCGCTGCGCGCCGCGACCCGTACCACCTTCGACCGCGTCGACTCCGACGGCGCCATGTCCACCAACGACACGGTGCTGCTGCTGGCCTCCGGCGCGAGCGGAGTCCGGCCGGACCGGGCGGAGTTCGCCGAAGCCGTACGGGCCGTCTGCGACGACCTCGGGCGGCAGCTCATCGCGGACGCCGAGGGCGCCAGCAAGGAGATCAAGGTCGAGGTCGTCGGCGCGGCCAGCGAGGACGACGCGGTGGAGGTCGGCCGCTCCATCGCCCGCAACAACCTCCTCAAGTGCGCCATCCACGGCGAGGACCCCAACTGGGGCCGGGTGCTGGCCGCGATCGGCACCACGTCCGCCGCCTTCGAGCCGGACCGGCTGAACGTCGCGATCAACGGCGTGTGGGTGTGCAAGAACGGCTCGTTCGGCGAGGACCGCGACCTGGTCGACATGCGCTACCGCGAGGTCCGCATCGTGGCGGACCTCGCGGCGGGCGATGCCGAAGCGGTGATCTGGACCAACGACCTGACCGCGGACTACGTCCACGAGAACAGCGCCTACAGCTCATGA
- the argB gene encoding acetylglutamate kinase: protein MTTTSATAASSATPATPAARTAPTRKHTALPKAHILIEALPWLTRHHGKVVVVKFGGNAMVDEDLKRAFAQDVVFLRHAGLRPVVVHGGGPQISAQLDRHGLVSEFRAGLRVTTPEAMDVVRMVLAGQVQRELVGLLNEHGPFAVGLTGEDAHTITATRHRPLVDGEPVDIGRVGEVTGIDTGAIEALLADGRIPVVSSVARSADEADAAGEVFNVNADTAAAALAAALGAETLMVLTDVEGLYENWPESDEVISRLTAGELERLLPGLASGMVPKMEGCLYAVRHGVHTARVIDGRVPHSILLEIFTDEGIGTMVVPDAERSAT, encoded by the coding sequence ATGACGACGACCTCCGCGACCGCCGCGTCCTCCGCGACCCCGGCGACGCCCGCGGCAAGGACCGCGCCCACCCGCAAGCACACCGCCCTGCCCAAGGCGCACATCCTCATCGAGGCGCTGCCCTGGCTGACCCGGCACCACGGCAAGGTCGTCGTGGTCAAGTTCGGCGGCAACGCCATGGTCGACGAGGACCTGAAGCGCGCCTTCGCCCAGGACGTCGTCTTCCTGCGGCACGCCGGGCTGCGGCCCGTCGTCGTCCACGGCGGCGGCCCGCAGATCAGCGCGCAGCTCGACCGGCACGGTCTGGTCAGCGAGTTCCGCGCCGGGCTGCGGGTGACGACGCCGGAGGCGATGGACGTCGTGCGGATGGTCCTCGCGGGGCAGGTGCAGCGCGAGCTGGTCGGGCTGCTCAACGAGCACGGCCCGTTCGCGGTCGGCCTGACCGGCGAGGACGCGCACACCATCACCGCCACCCGGCACCGCCCGCTGGTCGACGGCGAGCCGGTCGACATCGGCCGCGTCGGCGAGGTCACCGGCATCGACACCGGCGCCATAGAAGCGCTGCTGGCGGACGGCCGCATCCCGGTCGTCTCCTCCGTCGCCCGCTCCGCCGACGAGGCCGACGCGGCGGGCGAGGTGTTCAACGTCAACGCCGACACCGCCGCCGCCGCGCTGGCCGCGGCGCTCGGCGCGGAGACCCTGATGGTCCTCACCGACGTCGAGGGCCTCTACGAGAACTGGCCGGAGAGCGACGAGGTCATCAGCCGGCTCACCGCCGGCGAGCTGGAGCGGCTGCTGCCCGGCCTGGCCAGCGGCATGGTCCCGAAGATGGAGGGGTGCCTGTACGCGGTGCGCCACGGCGTGCACACCGCGCGGGTCATCGACGGCCGGGTGCCGCACTCCATCCTGCTGGAGATCTTCACGGACGAGGGCATCGGCACGATGGTCGTGCCGGACGCGGAAAGGTCTGCGACATGA
- a CDS encoding acetylornithine transaminase, whose protein sequence is MSGETSGETSGETSGGASGNAELTERWRGALMDNYGTPRLSLVRGEGAKLWDAEGNEYLDFVGGIAVTSLGTAHPAVVAAVSKQIATLGHVSNLYAAEPPVVLAERLLDLAGRPGRVFFANSGTEAVEAAFKIGRLTGRPHMVGTVGGFHGRTMGALALTGQPGKQEGFGPLPGEVTHVPYGDADALRATVTEETALVIVEPVQGENGVVVPPDGYLAAAREITRAAGALLVLDEVQTGIGRTGHWFAAQAQGVEADVVTLAKGLGGGLPIGATLAFGPAAGLFTPGRHGSTFGGNPVACAAALAVLDVIASEGLLAQVKRVGERLRDGIGRLGHPLVDHVRGAGLLLGMVLTRAVAPQVQQTAQAAGFLVNAVAPDVIRLAPPLILGEAEADALLAALPAVLDAAGPAA, encoded by the coding sequence ATGAGCGGCGAGACGAGCGGCGAGACGAGCGGCGAGACGAGCGGCGGCGCGAGCGGCAACGCGGAGCTGACGGAGCGCTGGCGGGGCGCGCTGATGGACAACTACGGCACCCCCCGCCTGTCGCTGGTCCGCGGCGAGGGCGCGAAGCTGTGGGACGCCGAGGGCAACGAGTACCTGGACTTCGTCGGCGGCATCGCCGTCACCTCGCTCGGCACCGCCCACCCGGCCGTCGTCGCGGCCGTCTCGAAGCAGATCGCCACCCTCGGCCACGTCTCCAACCTGTACGCCGCCGAGCCGCCTGTAGTCCTCGCCGAGCGGCTGCTCGACCTCGCCGGCCGGCCGGGCCGGGTGTTCTTCGCCAACTCCGGCACGGAGGCGGTGGAGGCCGCGTTCAAGATCGGCCGGCTGACGGGCCGTCCGCACATGGTCGGCACCGTGGGCGGCTTCCACGGCCGCACCATGGGCGCCCTGGCGCTGACCGGGCAGCCCGGCAAGCAGGAAGGTTTCGGCCCGCTGCCGGGCGAGGTCACCCACGTACCGTACGGGGACGCGGACGCGCTGCGGGCCACGGTCACCGAGGAGACCGCGCTCGTGATCGTCGAGCCGGTGCAGGGCGAGAACGGCGTCGTCGTCCCGCCGGACGGCTACCTGGCCGCCGCCCGGGAGATCACCCGGGCCGCGGGCGCGCTGCTCGTCCTGGACGAGGTGCAGACGGGCATCGGGCGTACGGGCCACTGGTTCGCGGCGCAGGCGCAGGGCGTGGAGGCGGACGTCGTGACCCTGGCCAAGGGGCTCGGCGGCGGGCTGCCGATCGGCGCCACGCTGGCCTTCGGCCCGGCGGCCGGTCTGTTCACCCCCGGAAGGCACGGCTCCACCTTCGGCGGCAACCCGGTCGCCTGCGCCGCCGCGCTGGCGGTGCTGGACGTGATCGCGTCCGAGGGGCTGCTGGCGCAGGTCAAGCGGGTGGGGGAGCGGCTGCGGGACGGAATCGGCCGACTCGGGCACCCGCTGGTCGACCATGTGCGAGGCGCGGGGCTGCTGCTCGGTATGGTGCTCACCCGGGCCGTCGCACCGCAGGTGCAACAGACGGCCCAGGCAGCGGGATTCCTGGTCAACGCGGTGGCGCCGGACGTGATCCGGCTCGCCCCGCCGCTGATCCTCGGCGAGGCGGAGGCGGACGCGCTGCTCGCCGCGCTGCCCGCCGTGCTCGACGCGGCGGGTCCCGCCGCCTAG
- a CDS encoding arginine repressor has product MSEEHNGPAVPHTRTARHRRIVDILNRQPVRSQSQLAKLLADDGLTVTQATLSRDLDELGAVKIRNTGGELIYAVPSEGGFRTPQVPLGESAKEERMARLAGELLISAEASANIVVLRTPPGAAQFLASAIDAAELYAILGTIAGDDTLMVISRDPAGGQSLADHLLKLAERER; this is encoded by the coding sequence ATGTCCGAGGAGCACAACGGTCCCGCCGTGCCGCACACGCGCACGGCACGCCACCGCAGGATCGTCGACATCCTGAACCGGCAGCCGGTCCGCTCGCAGAGCCAACTGGCCAAGCTCCTCGCCGACGACGGCCTGACGGTGACGCAGGCGACGCTCTCCCGCGACCTCGACGAGCTGGGCGCGGTCAAGATCCGCAACACCGGCGGCGAGCTGATCTACGCCGTGCCCTCCGAGGGCGGCTTCCGCACGCCGCAGGTGCCGCTGGGCGAGTCGGCGAAGGAGGAGCGCATGGCCCGCCTCGCCGGGGAACTGCTCATCTCCGCGGAGGCGTCCGCGAACATCGTCGTGCTGCGCACGCCGCCGGGGGCCGCGCAGTTCCTCGCCTCGGCGATCGACGCGGCGGAGCTGTACGCGATCCTCGGCACGATCGCGGGTGACGACACCTTGATGGTCATCAGCCGCGATCCCGCCGGCGGTCAGTCCCTCGCGGATCACCTGCTGAAGCTCGCCGAGCGCGAGCGCTGA
- a CDS encoding SMR family transporter, translating to MTYVLLIGAILSEVTATVSLRLSDGFSKIVPSIVVVIGYLSAFTLLSLVLKRGMSIGIAYGIWAAAGVALVALIGAAFLGDGLTGVQIGGLVLVAAGVVALEAGGAH from the coding sequence ATGACCTACGTGCTGCTGATCGGCGCGATCCTCAGCGAGGTGACGGCGACGGTCTCCCTGCGGCTGTCGGACGGCTTCTCGAAGATCGTCCCCTCGATCGTGGTGGTGATCGGCTACCTCTCCGCGTTCACGCTGCTGAGCCTCGTGCTCAAGCGCGGCATGTCCATCGGGATCGCCTACGGGATCTGGGCCGCCGCCGGCGTCGCGCTGGTGGCGCTGATCGGCGCGGCCTTCCTCGGCGACGGGCTGACCGGAGTGCAGATCGGCGGGCTCGTGCTCGTCGCGGCGGGCGTCGTCGCGCTGGAGGCGGGCGGTGCGCACTGA